A stretch of the Bradyrhizobium sp. CCBAU 53351 genome encodes the following:
- a CDS encoding chemotaxis protein, protein MIRPLLCAALLLLPFTAANVRAQSARQPGEPYELVRALQAVQDGIANGDTAAHGSHIALIRQVGEKFLAADPAVWSNPQNSQAVVIYLLSGGAPQIVRKLPRDKMSVDERLFNGALAYVEGRQEEARELLKDVKPRTLSSGLGGQVALVQGALFARSEASLAIERLDDARLLLPGTLVEEAALRREILLVGQAEDFDKFEFLTLAYLRHYRNSIYAGDFWQRFSSGLTQSSLALDERRFARIAAMLEQIDRASRLKLYLVIARAAMVRGQLGVTRLAGERVLTLSADASAERERAHFFRGAARALTDEYDGGLAELKALDRSKLPERDVPLLNATLQLALDMRKPFPSGSAIVADKPPATPARLDLASSTVMLARAKKQLGELELLTRDRRP, encoded by the coding sequence TTGATCAGGCCGTTGCTCTGCGCCGCTCTGCTGCTCCTGCCGTTCACGGCGGCGAACGTGCGGGCCCAGTCCGCGCGCCAGCCGGGCGAGCCCTATGAGCTCGTCCGCGCATTGCAGGCGGTGCAGGACGGCATCGCCAACGGCGACACTGCCGCGCATGGCAGCCACATCGCGCTGATCCGGCAGGTCGGTGAGAAATTTCTCGCCGCCGATCCTGCCGTGTGGAGCAATCCGCAGAACAGCCAGGCTGTCGTCATCTACCTGCTCAGCGGCGGCGCACCGCAAATCGTCCGCAAGCTGCCGCGCGACAAGATGAGCGTGGACGAGCGGCTGTTCAACGGCGCGCTCGCCTATGTCGAGGGTCGTCAGGAGGAAGCGCGGGAGCTGCTCAAGGACGTCAAGCCGCGGACGCTGTCTTCGGGCCTCGGCGGACAGGTCGCGCTGGTGCAGGGCGCGTTGTTCGCGCGTTCCGAAGCATCGCTCGCGATCGAGCGGTTGGACGATGCGCGACTGCTGCTGCCCGGAACGCTGGTGGAGGAGGCGGCGCTGCGGCGCGAGATCCTGCTGGTCGGGCAGGCGGAGGACTTCGACAAGTTCGAGTTCCTGACGCTGGCCTATCTGCGCCACTACCGCAACTCGATCTATGCCGGCGATTTCTGGCAACGCTTCTCCAGTGGCCTGACGCAATCGAGCCTGGCGCTCGACGAGCGCCGCTTCGCGCGGATCGCCGCCATGCTGGAGCAGATCGATCGCGCGAGCCGCCTCAAGCTCTATCTCGTGATAGCGCGCGCCGCGATGGTGCGCGGGCAGCTCGGCGTGACGCGGCTTGCCGGCGAGCGGGTGCTGACGCTCAGCGCCGATGCCTCCGCCGAGCGCGAGCGGGCGCATTTCTTCCGCGGCGCCGCGCGAGCGCTCACCGACGAATATGACGGCGGTCTCGCCGAGCTGAAGGCACTCGACCGGTCGAAGCTGCCCGAGCGCGACGTTCCGCTTCTGAACGCCACGCTGCAGCTCGCGCTCGACATGCGCAAGCCGTTCCCCAGCGGATCCGCCATTGTCGCCGACAAGCCTCCGGCAACGCCGGCGCGTCTCGATCTGGCGTCGTCGACCGTGATGCTCGCGCGCGCGAAGAAGCAGCTGGGCGAACTCGAACTCCTCACCAGGGACCGCCGTCCATGA